In Deinococcus reticulitermitis, the sequence CCCTGGGCCTCAAGGCCATCTTCCTGGTGACCACGCTGCTCGGCATCACCGGCCTGTGGCCCGCGATCCTCAGCGACACCGGCGCTACCGTCCTCGTGACCGCCAATGCCCTACGCCTGTTGCGCTTCAAGCCCGGCGCGTGAGCGGTTGCCCACCGTGGCCCTCGCCTGCGCAGCAACGAATACCCACGAACACCCTCCCCGGTCCAGGCCTGACCTTCGGAAGCCACAGCGCCTTCACCCTCAACGGTTGCCATCAGGAAGGAGAACTCCCATGAGCGACTCCCGGACAGACGACGACGCACCCCACCTCGACGCCAACCAGGCGGCCGACCGCCGCATCCTGTGGCTGGTCCTGCTGATCAACCTCGGGCAAGCCCTGGCGGGCGCGGGCGTCGGCGTGTGGGCGTCCTCCACGGCCCTGATTGGCGCGGCCCTCGACAACCTGGCCGATGCGTCGGTGTACGGCGTCAGCCTCTACGCGGTGGGCCGCGCCGCCACCATCAAGGTGCGCGCCGCCCGCCTGTCGGGCTGGCTCCTGATCGGCCTCGCGGTGGTGCTGTTCGTGGAGGTGCTGCGCCGGTTCTTCGGGGGTGAAGAGCCCATCGGCCCCGCGATGATGGCCGTGGCCGCCGTCAACGCGGCGCTGAACCTGGTCTGCCTGCGGTTGCTCAGGCGCCACCGGGGCGAGGACGTGAACTTCAAGGCGTCGGCCATCTTCACCAGCAACGACTCAATCGTGAACCTCGCCATCGTGCTGTCCGGCGCGCTGGTGCTGTGGTTGGATTCGAACCTGCCGGACCTGGTTCTCGGCCTGGTCGTGTCGGCCATTGCGGCCAACGGGGGCCGGGAGATTCTGTCCGAAGCGGCCGAGGCTGCGGAAGATGCCCGGTCGGAGGCTTGATGCCGGACATGCCCTCCCTGCTCTTCCGGTCTTTCCTTCCGAGGTGTCCTATGCCCATGACCGTCACCGTCTACACCGTGCCCAACTGCTCGTCGTGCGAGGCCGTCAAACGCTTCCTGGGCAGCCGTGGCGTGCCCTTCACCGAGAAGAACGTCCGCGAGGACCCGGCCGCCCTGGCGGAGATGCAGGCCCGGGCGAACGTTCGCATCGCCCCAGTGGTCGTGATCGGCGAGCAGGCGTTCTACGGCACCTTCGACGACCAGCGCCCCCTGCTGGAGGCCGCTCTGCGGGAGAATGGAGTATGACCACCACAACTGAACCCAAGACCGACCGCGCGGCGGACTGCGAGGTTCACTGCGTTCACCCGGAGGCGGTGGCGCGGGTGGAGGCGGCCTTACCGGATGACGCGCTGATCGAGCGCGCGACCACCCTGACCAAGGTGGTGTCCGACCCCACCCGGCTGCGCATCCTTTCCGCGCTGGCGCTGGAGGAGCTGTGCGTGTGCGACCTGGCGGTGATCGCGGGGATCAACGAGTCCACCATGAGTCATCAGTTGCGCCACCTGCGGGCGCTGGGTCTGGTGACCTTCAAGAAGGTGGGGCGGATCGCGTATTACCGGCTGGCGAACGACCACACCACGCGACTGATCGCGGACATGCTGGCGCACGC encodes:
- a CDS encoding cation transporter, producing the protein MSDSRTDDDAPHLDANQAADRRILWLVLLINLGQALAGAGVGVWASSTALIGAALDNLADASVYGVSLYAVGRAATIKVRAARLSGWLLIGLAVVLFVEVLRRFFGGEEPIGPAMMAVAAVNAALNLVCLRLLRRHRGEDVNFKASAIFTSNDSIVNLAIVLSGALVLWLDSNLPDLVLGLVVSAIAANGGREILSEAAEAAEDARSEA
- a CDS encoding glutaredoxin family protein; the encoded protein is MPMTVTVYTVPNCSSCEAVKRFLGSRGVPFTEKNVREDPAALAEMQARANVRIAPVVVIGEQAFYGTFDDQRPLLEAALRENGV
- a CDS encoding ArsR/SmtB family transcription factor; the encoded protein is MTTTTEPKTDRAADCEVHCVHPEAVARVEAALPDDALIERATTLTKVVSDPTRLRILSALALEELCVCDLAVIAGINESTMSHQLRHLRALGLVTFKKVGRIAYYRLANDHTTRLIADMLAHARVM